Proteins from one Acidiphilium multivorum AIU301 genomic window:
- the pqqE gene encoding pyrroloquinoline quinone biosynthesis protein PqqE, with product MNDLAPATVNATRHAPAPPLAMLMELTHRCPLKCPYCSNPLAMDRARDEMSTETWKRVISEAAALGALQGHFSGGEPMVRDDLVELVRHAHREGLYTNLITSAVLLDKRRMDELAEAGLDHVQISFQGSETALADHIAGLRHAHVKKLAAARLVRGAGLALTVNAVMHRRNLHQLPAMLDLAVEAGAQRIEVAHVQYYGWALKNRAALIPTRAQLDEATRIVEVARQKLEGVLNIDYVVPDYYASRPKACMGGWARRFFNVTPSGKVLPCHAAETIGHLHFDTVQEKSLAEIWAHSEAFNVYRGTEWMPEPCKGCDRAEIDWGGCRCQALALTGDAAATDPACGLSPHHAMMKELAVAESAAGAEDFAYRMIS from the coding sequence ATGAACGATCTCGCACCCGCCACGGTGAATGCAACACGGCATGCACCCGCGCCGCCGCTCGCGATGCTGATGGAACTCACGCATCGTTGTCCGCTCAAATGCCCGTATTGCTCGAACCCGCTCGCCATGGACCGCGCGCGCGACGAGATGAGCACCGAAACATGGAAGCGCGTGATTAGCGAGGCGGCGGCGCTTGGCGCGCTGCAAGGGCATTTCTCGGGTGGCGAACCCATGGTGCGGGACGATCTGGTGGAGCTGGTCCGCCATGCGCATCGCGAGGGACTTTATACCAATCTGATCACCTCGGCGGTGCTGCTCGACAAGCGCCGGATGGATGAACTGGCCGAGGCCGGACTGGATCATGTGCAAATCAGCTTCCAGGGATCCGAGACTGCGTTAGCTGACCATATCGCAGGGTTGAGACATGCACATGTGAAGAAGCTCGCCGCGGCGCGGCTGGTGCGGGGCGCAGGCCTGGCCCTGACGGTGAACGCCGTGATGCACCGGCGCAACCTGCACCAGTTGCCGGCGATGCTCGACCTTGCGGTCGAGGCCGGGGCGCAGCGGATAGAGGTCGCGCATGTACAGTACTACGGCTGGGCGTTGAAGAACCGCGCGGCCCTGATTCCGACCCGTGCGCAGCTCGACGAGGCGACGCGCATCGTCGAGGTCGCGCGTCAGAAGCTCGAAGGCGTGCTGAACATCGACTATGTCGTGCCCGACTATTACGCATCTCGCCCCAAGGCCTGCATGGGCGGCTGGGCGCGGCGGTTCTTCAATGTGACGCCGTCGGGAAAGGTGCTGCCGTGTCATGCTGCGGAAACCATCGGTCATCTGCATTTCGACACGGTTCAGGAGAAGTCGCTTGCCGAGATCTGGGCGCATTCCGAGGCGTTCAACGTCTATCGCGGCACGGAGTGGATGCCCGAGCCATGCAAGGGCTGCGATCGCGCGGAGATCGACTGGGGTGGATGCCGCTGCCAAGCGCTGGCCCTGACGGGTGATGCCGCGGCAACGGACCCTGCCTGCGGCCTCTCGCCGCATCACGCGATGATGAAGGAACTCGCTGTAGCGGAAAGCGCAGCGGGTGCCGAGGATTTCGCCTACCGGATGATTTCGTAG
- a CDS encoding GtrA family protein has product MPALPSPIELVTNRLPARHRAAAGELLRFGLVGVFGLLVDIAAVYALIPSLGLYGAGMAAYLIAASCNWVLHRLWTFRARAQRPAHTQWLRFLMVNLAGFMVNRGAYSALIASFVLPRHYPVLAVAAGAASGFLINFLLSRRLVFG; this is encoded by the coding sequence ATGCCCGCCCTGCCCTCGCCGATCGAGCTGGTCACCAACCGACTGCCGGCCCGCCACCGCGCGGCGGCGGGCGAGTTACTGCGCTTCGGCCTGGTCGGCGTGTTCGGCCTGCTGGTCGATATCGCCGCCGTCTATGCGCTGATCCCAAGCCTCGGCCTCTACGGCGCCGGCATGGCAGCCTATCTGATCGCTGCCAGTTGCAATTGGGTGCTACACCGGCTGTGGACGTTCCGCGCCCGCGCCCAGCGCCCGGCCCACACCCAGTGGTTGCGCTTTCTCATGGTCAACCTCGCTGGCTTCATGGTCAATCGCGGCGCGTATTCCGCTCTGATCGCAAGCTTTGTCCTGCCGCGTCACTATCCGGTGTTGGCCGTCGCCGCCGGGGCGGCGTCGGGCTTCCTCATCAATTTTCTGCTTTCCCGCCGCCTCGTTTTCGGTTAA
- the pqqB gene encoding pyrroloquinoline quinone biosynthesis protein PqqB, producing the protein MKIIILGAAAGGGFPQWNCACGNCARARCGDPAAKSRTQAALAVSVNDSDYVIFNASPDLRGQILATPALQPRSGLRDSPIAAAVLTGGDVDFTAGLLNLREGHRFGLYAGRRIFDLLGDSQIFRVLDAGLVPRRELPVDVPTRLANGVGQDLGITVEAFVVPGKVALYAEDVSRADFGSSEGDTIGLRIADDHGRAFFYIPSCARVSEDVARRVRGAALVLFDGTLWHDNEMIEAGLMPKTGARMGHISVSGPEGSIAAFAGLDVARKVFVHVNNSNPMILDDTPERAEAERAGWIVAHDGMEIVL; encoded by the coding sequence ATGAAGATCATCATTCTCGGCGCCGCCGCTGGAGGCGGCTTTCCGCAGTGGAACTGTGCCTGCGGCAATTGCGCGCGGGCGCGTTGTGGCGATCCGGCAGCGAAGTCGCGGACCCAGGCCGCGCTGGCCGTCAGCGTCAACGACTCGGATTATGTGATCTTTAACGCCTCTCCGGATCTGCGCGGGCAGATCCTTGCGACCCCCGCACTTCAGCCTCGTTCCGGACTGCGCGACAGTCCCATTGCGGCAGCGGTACTGACGGGAGGGGATGTCGACTTCACGGCCGGTCTGCTCAATCTGCGCGAGGGGCATCGGTTCGGCCTGTATGCGGGCCGGCGGATTTTTGACTTGCTCGGTGACAGCCAGATTTTCCGCGTGCTGGATGCCGGCCTGGTACCGCGCCGCGAGCTTCCGGTCGATGTGCCGACGCGGCTTGCCAACGGCGTGGGGCAGGATCTCGGAATCACCGTGGAAGCCTTCGTGGTACCAGGCAAGGTGGCACTTTATGCCGAGGATGTGAGCCGCGCGGATTTCGGCTCGTCCGAGGGCGACACGATCGGGCTGCGCATTGCCGACGATCATGGCAGGGCGTTCTTCTATATCCCTAGCTGCGCCAGGGTTTCGGAGGATGTGGCAAGACGGGTGCGCGGTGCGGCGCTCGTGCTGTTCGACGGCACGCTTTGGCACGACAATGAAATGATCGAGGCTGGTCTGATGCCCAAGACAGGTGCGCGGATGGGGCATATCAGCGTCAGCGGGCCTGAGGGATCGATCGCTGCGTTCGCCGGGCTCGATGTCGCGCGGAAGGTGTTTGTTCATGTCAATAACAGCAATCCGATGATTCTTGACGACACGCCGGAGCGCGCCGAGGCGGAGCGCGCAGGGTGGATCGTGGCCCATGACGGGATGGAGATCGTGCTATGA
- a CDS encoding (2Fe-2S)-binding protein yields MPQVKLTVNGKPATADVEARTLLVEMLRENLHLTGTHVGCDTSQCGACVVKVDGKSVKSCTMLAVQADGAEVTTIEGLAAADGTLHPMQEMFREHHGLQCGFCTPGMVMSAIDLVESHPEGLTEQQIRDGLEGNICRCTGYHNIVKAIAAAWPLMHGRELPQAAE; encoded by the coding sequence ATGCCCCAGGTTAAACTCACGGTGAACGGCAAGCCGGCGACCGCTGACGTCGAGGCGCGCACGCTGCTGGTCGAGATGCTGCGCGAGAACCTGCACCTGACCGGCACGCATGTCGGCTGCGACACGAGCCAGTGCGGTGCCTGTGTGGTCAAGGTCGACGGCAAGTCGGTCAAGTCGTGCACCATGCTCGCGGTGCAGGCGGATGGTGCTGAGGTGACCACGATCGAAGGGCTCGCGGCCGCGGACGGCACGCTGCATCCGATGCAGGAAATGTTTCGCGAGCATCATGGCCTGCAATGCGGCTTCTGCACGCCGGGCATGGTGATGAGCGCGATCGATCTTGTCGAAAGCCATCCGGAAGGTCTGACCGAACAACAGATCCGCGATGGCCTGGAAGGCAATATCTGCCGCTGCACCGGCTACCACAACATCGTCAAGGCGATCGCTGCGGCGTGGCCGCTGATGCATGGGCGGGAATTGCCGCAGGCTGCGGAGTGA
- a CDS encoding xanthine dehydrogenase family protein molybdopterin-binding subunit has protein sequence MNDMTQPHIVKGGIGDSPKRVEDRRFLSGRGHYTDDINRPGQAYAVFRRSDVAHGNIRSIDAGAARAMPGVVAIFTGEDIAKAGIGGVPCGWQIHSKDGSPMVEPPHPVLAQGKVRYVGDAVAMVIAETVDQAKDAAEALVVNIDPLPAVSNMVAATAAGAPLVHDDAKGNVCFDWHIGDKDAVDAAFAKAFKVAKIDVVNNRLVPNPIEPRAAIGDFDQATGEHTLYTTSQNPHVIRLLMGAFVLQIPEHKLRVVAPDVGGGFGAKIFHYIEEAAVTWAAAQVNRPVKWTCERSESFITDAHGRDHITHAELALAEDGAFLGLRVKTMANLGAYLSTFAPSVPTYLSATLLAGVYTTPAIYSEVKAIFTNTVPVDAYRGAGRPETTFLLERLVDVAAKTMGMDRVAIRRRNFIPPDAYPYQTPVALQYDSGNHEATLVRCMELADWNGFEARRAESAKRGKLRGIGMSTYLEACGIAPSAVAGALGARAGLYEVANVKVHPTGSVTLYTGTHSHGQGHETTFAQLVADQLGVPFEQVEIVHGDTSKIPFGMGTYGSRSLAVGGSAIVKAVDKIIAKGKKIAAHLMEASVDDIEFKDGKFTVAGTDKSKAFGEIALTAYVPHNYPHDELEPGLDETAFYDPKNFTFPGGCHICEVEVDPDTGVVSLLNFTAVDDIGRVINPMIVHGQVHGGVAQGIGQALLEHAIYDEAGQLLSGSLMDYTMPRADNLVSIHVGTESTMCTHNPLGAKGVGEVGAIGSPPAVINAVVDALRDYGVTHVDMPATAQKIWSIINAASPRMAAE, from the coding sequence ATGAACGACATGACGCAGCCGCACATCGTGAAGGGCGGCATTGGCGATTCGCCGAAGCGCGTGGAGGACCGCCGGTTTCTGTCGGGCCGCGGCCATTACACCGATGACATCAACCGCCCGGGGCAGGCCTATGCCGTGTTCCGGCGATCCGACGTGGCGCACGGCAACATCCGCTCGATTGACGCCGGCGCGGCGCGCGCGATGCCCGGCGTGGTGGCGATCTTTACCGGCGAGGATATCGCAAAGGCCGGGATCGGCGGCGTGCCCTGCGGCTGGCAGATCCATAGCAAGGACGGTTCCCCTATGGTCGAGCCGCCGCATCCGGTGCTCGCGCAGGGCAAGGTGCGGTATGTCGGCGATGCGGTCGCGATGGTGATCGCCGAGACCGTCGACCAGGCAAAGGATGCCGCCGAGGCGCTGGTGGTCAACATCGACCCGCTGCCCGCCGTCTCCAACATGGTCGCGGCGACCGCCGCGGGCGCGCCGCTGGTGCATGACGACGCCAAGGGCAATGTCTGCTTCGACTGGCATATCGGCGACAAGGACGCGGTGGATGCCGCCTTCGCCAAGGCCTTCAAGGTGGCGAAGATCGATGTGGTGAACAACCGGCTGGTGCCCAACCCGATCGAGCCGCGTGCGGCGATCGGCGATTTCGACCAGGCGACCGGCGAACACACGCTCTACACCACCAGCCAGAACCCCCATGTGATCCGCCTGCTGATGGGCGCCTTCGTGCTGCAGATTCCCGAGCACAAGCTGCGCGTCGTGGCGCCGGATGTCGGTGGCGGGTTCGGGGCGAAGATTTTCCACTATATCGAGGAAGCGGCGGTGACCTGGGCGGCCGCGCAGGTGAACCGTCCGGTGAAATGGACCTGCGAACGCAGCGAATCCTTCATCACCGACGCCCACGGCCGCGACCATATCACCCACGCCGAGCTGGCGTTGGCCGAGGACGGCGCATTCCTCGGGTTGAGAGTGAAGACGATGGCCAATCTCGGCGCCTATCTCTCGACCTTCGCGCCATCGGTCCCGACCTATCTTTCGGCGACGCTGCTTGCCGGCGTCTATACCACGCCCGCGATCTATTCCGAGGTGAAGGCGATCTTCACCAATACCGTTCCGGTCGATGCCTATCGCGGCGCCGGCCGTCCGGAGACCACGTTCCTGCTCGAACGCCTTGTCGACGTTGCGGCGAAGACGATGGGGATGGATCGTGTCGCCATCCGCCGGCGCAACTTCATCCCGCCCGATGCCTACCCCTATCAGACGCCGGTCGCACTGCAATATGACAGCGGCAATCACGAGGCGACGCTTGTCCGCTGCATGGAACTGGCCGACTGGAACGGCTTCGAGGCACGGCGCGCGGAATCGGCGAAGCGCGGCAAGCTGCGCGGCATCGGCATGTCGACCTATCTCGAGGCCTGCGGCATCGCGCCGTCTGCGGTTGCCGGTGCGCTTGGCGCCAGGGCCGGTCTTTACGAGGTCGCCAACGTCAAGGTGCACCCGACCGGATCGGTAACGCTCTATACTGGCACGCACAGCCACGGTCAGGGCCATGAGACGACTTTCGCCCAGCTCGTTGCCGACCAGCTCGGCGTGCCGTTCGAGCAGGTCGAGATCGTGCATGGCGATACCAGCAAGATCCCGTTCGGCATGGGCACCTATGGCAGCCGCTCGCTTGCCGTGGGCGGATCGGCAATCGTCAAGGCAGTCGACAAGATCATTGCCAAGGGCAAGAAGATCGCCGCTCACCTGATGGAAGCCTCGGTTGACGACATCGAATTCAAGGACGGCAAGTTCACCGTGGCCGGCACCGACAAGTCGAAAGCCTTCGGCGAGATTGCGCTGACCGCCTATGTGCCGCACAACTATCCGCATGACGAACTCGAGCCCGGCCTCGACGAGACGGCATTCTACGACCCGAAGAACTTCACCTTCCCCGGCGGGTGCCATATCTGCGAGGTGGAGGTTGATCCCGATACGGGTGTTGTCAGCTTGCTCAACTTCACTGCCGTCGATGATATCGGCCGTGTGATCAACCCGATGATCGTTCATGGCCAGGTGCATGGCGGCGTTGCTCAGGGTATCGGGCAGGCGCTGCTCGAACATGCGATCTATGACGAAGCGGGTCAGCTGCTGTCCGGTTCGCTGATGGATTATACGATGCCGCGGGCAGACAATCTCGTGAGCATCCATGTCGGCACCGAATCGACGATGTGCACGCATAACCCGCTTGGCGCGAAGGGAGTGGGCGAGGTGGGGGCAATCGGCAGTCCGCCGGCCGTCATCAATGCCGTGGTCGACGCGTTGCGTGATTACGGGGTAACGCATGTGGACATGCCGGCCACAGCGCAGAAGATCTGGTCGATCATCAATGCGGCGTCGCCGCGGATGGCCGCCGAGTAA
- the pqqC gene encoding pyrroloquinoline-quinone synthase PqqC gives MTVLMSPDELEAALRAVGAARYHNRHPFHQLLHGGKLDKRQVQAWALNRYCYQAAIPIKDATLIARTDDSELRRIWRQRLVDHDGTQPGEGGIVRWLALAEGLGLDRDMVISERRALPATRFAVRAYVDFVRDRSLLEAVASSLTEMFSPTIISERVSGMLANYDFITRETLAYFNARLDQAPRDADFALDYVKRHARTPEQQQAAIAALTFKCDVLWAQLDALHHAYVSPGLIPPGAFGHDGIWS, from the coding sequence ATGACGGTGCTGATGAGTCCGGACGAACTGGAAGCCGCGCTCCGCGCAGTGGGTGCGGCGCGGTACCACAACCGCCATCCGTTCCATCAGCTCCTGCACGGCGGGAAACTGGATAAGCGGCAGGTTCAGGCTTGGGCGCTCAATCGCTACTGTTATCAGGCGGCGATTCCGATCAAGGATGCCACGCTGATCGCCCGCACTGATGATTCCGAGTTGCGCCGGATCTGGCGCCAGCGCCTTGTCGATCACGACGGCACGCAACCGGGAGAGGGCGGCATCGTCCGCTGGCTGGCTCTCGCCGAGGGGCTGGGACTCGATCGCGACATGGTCATCAGCGAGCGCCGTGCCCTCCCGGCGACGCGGTTCGCCGTGCGCGCCTATGTCGATTTCGTGCGCGACCGCTCGTTGCTGGAGGCCGTGGCGTCGTCGCTGACGGAAATGTTCTCGCCGACGATCATTTCCGAGCGCGTTTCCGGCATGCTTGCCAATTACGACTTCATCACGAGGGAAACGCTGGCCTACTTCAATGCGCGTCTCGACCAGGCGCCGCGCGACGCCGATTTCGCGCTCGACTACGTCAAGCGCCATGCCCGCACGCCGGAGCAGCAGCAGGCGGCCATCGCGGCGCTGACATTCAAGTGCGATGTGCTCTGGGCGCAACTCGACGCGCTGCACCATGCCTATGTCAGCCCGGGGCTGATCCCGCCCGGGGCGTTCGGCCATGATGGTATCTGGTCGTGA
- a CDS encoding FAD binding domain-containing protein, which yields MYDFKYQKPAAVDDAVKALAADPEAKALAGGMTFIPVLKQRLAKPSAVVDLAGLGLSGIRREGNTLVIKAMTTHREVATSKDVADAIPALAHLASHIGDRQVRYRGTIGGSLANNDPSACYPSAVLALGATIRTTKREIAADDYFQGMFTTALEPDELITEVSFPIPEKAAYEKFPNPASRYAMVGVFVAKNAGGVRVAVTGAGNNGVFRHTAMEQALSAHFAPDAISGVKTPEEDMSSDIHASAAYRAHLVGVMARRAVAACG from the coding sequence ATGTACGATTTCAAGTATCAGAAACCGGCTGCCGTGGATGACGCGGTAAAGGCGCTGGCGGCCGATCCCGAGGCCAAGGCGCTCGCCGGCGGCATGACCTTCATCCCCGTGCTCAAGCAGCGCCTGGCGAAGCCGAGCGCGGTGGTGGATCTCGCAGGATTGGGGCTTTCCGGCATCCGCCGCGAAGGTAATACGCTGGTTATCAAGGCGATGACCACGCATCGCGAGGTCGCGACATCGAAAGACGTGGCCGATGCGATTCCCGCGCTCGCGCACCTGGCCAGCCATATCGGCGACCGCCAGGTCCGTTACCGCGGTACGATCGGTGGGTCGCTCGCCAACAACGATCCCTCTGCCTGCTATCCCTCGGCTGTGCTGGCGCTTGGCGCAACCATCCGCACCACGAAGCGCGAGATCGCGGCGGACGACTATTTCCAGGGCATGTTCACCACCGCGCTCGAGCCGGACGAACTGATCACCGAGGTCTCGTTCCCGATCCCCGAGAAGGCGGCTTATGAGAAGTTCCCGAACCCGGCGTCGCGCTACGCGATGGTCGGCGTGTTTGTGGCAAAGAACGCGGGCGGCGTACGGGTTGCCGTGACCGGCGCCGGGAATAATGGTGTTTTTCGCCATACCGCGATGGAGCAGGCGCTGTCGGCGCATTTCGCTCCCGACGCGATCAGCGGCGTGAAGACACCGGAAGAGGATATGAGCAGCGACATCCATGCCAGCGCCGCGTATCGGGCGCATCTTGTGGGCGTGATGGCGCGGCGGGCTGTTGCGGCCTGCGGCTAG
- the rlmB gene encoding 23S rRNA (guanosine(2251)-2'-O)-methyltransferase RlmB, whose amino-acid sequence MDKRDSHGKAGNGGRHKLPRGPHPHRRSQGDAPRDRRPASSAGGLWLYGLHSVEAALANPARRLRRLVVTEEGEAALAGRLPHPWPIQPERIERDRLDQMLGRGIVHQGVALQADPLVPPSLNDALKRPGPVLVLDQITDPRNVGAILRSAQAFGAAMVIAQERNAPEEGGALAKAASGALERIPLLRTVNIARALIALKAAGLWVMGLDAAGLSHLSRDAIGNRRAALVLGAEGEGLRRLTRETCDELVSLPMPGGMESLNVSAAAAVALYEIIR is encoded by the coding sequence ATGGACAAGCGCGACTCTCACGGAAAGGCTGGCAACGGTGGCCGCCACAAACTTCCTCGCGGCCCGCATCCTCACAGGCGGTCACAAGGCGATGCGCCGCGTGACCGGCGACCCGCATCATCCGCCGGTGGGCTTTGGCTCTATGGATTGCATTCCGTCGAGGCGGCGCTTGCGAATCCCGCCCGCAGGCTGCGCCGCCTCGTTGTTACCGAGGAAGGCGAAGCCGCACTCGCCGGGCGCCTACCGCATCCATGGCCGATTCAACCCGAGCGGATCGAGCGCGATCGACTCGACCAGATGCTTGGCCGCGGTATCGTGCATCAGGGCGTTGCCCTGCAGGCCGATCCCCTGGTGCCGCCATCGCTGAACGACGCACTCAAACGTCCGGGCCCGGTTCTCGTGCTCGATCAGATCACCGACCCGCGCAATGTCGGGGCGATCCTGCGCTCAGCCCAGGCCTTCGGCGCGGCAATGGTCATTGCGCAGGAACGCAATGCCCCAGAGGAGGGCGGTGCACTCGCCAAGGCAGCTTCCGGCGCGCTGGAACGGATACCGCTGCTACGCACAGTGAACATCGCTCGGGCGCTGATCGCGCTAAAGGCGGCGGGTCTGTGGGTCATGGGGCTCGATGCGGCAGGATTGTCGCATCTGTCGCGCGACGCGATCGGCAACCGTCGTGCCGCCCTGGTGCTCGGGGCCGAGGGCGAAGGGCTGCGCCGCCTGACCCGCGAAACCTGCGACGAACTTGTCTCGCTGCCGATGCCGGGCGGAATGGAAAGCCTTAATGTGTCAGCAGCCGCGGCCGTGGCGCTCTACGAAATCATCCGGTAG
- the pqqD gene encoding pyrroloquinoline quinone biosynthesis peptide chaperone PqqD — MPHLPRHVRFRFDAARNCHVLLAPEMVIMPDAIAVAILDAVDGIASVGAIADTLAARYEAPREAVLADCIEMLNDLARKGMIAS; from the coding sequence GTGCCGCATCTGCCGCGGCACGTCAGGTTTCGCTTCGATGCAGCACGCAACTGCCACGTCCTGCTCGCCCCCGAGATGGTCATCATGCCGGATGCGATTGCGGTAGCGATTCTCGATGCGGTTGATGGCATAGCCAGCGTCGGCGCGATCGCCGATACGCTTGCCGCGCGCTATGAGGCGCCGCGCGAGGCGGTGCTGGCGGATTGCATCGAGATGCTTAACGATCTCGCGAGGAAAGGGATGATCGCGTCATGA
- the pqqA gene encoding pyrroloquinoline quinone precursor peptide PqqA has translation MWTKPKLVEIAVGTEINCYACADLD, from the coding sequence ATGTGGACCAAGCCGAAGCTCGTCGAAATCGCCGTTGGCACCGAAATCAACTGCTACGCCTGCGCTGATCTCGACTGA